From Weissella diestrammenae, a single genomic window includes:
- a CDS encoding DEAD/DEAH box helicase, whose product MSELISKNELQRPLIITIGFDEIEMDNYLISPIDNKLDLINLDDVKKSIPSQFMESVARNLPFYIIRPEEMSILVEVMDIDTFYRDDIIILRNNLFDKTFTYKNTLSDISKAFEMLYLSEDSELQGNERVRIERINTFYGKVNFSKKSGNYFVTYSEDLWGKYKNYDYYEIRESSNPELVDEVVADITIPLDEEEILFLDFVSENNLNNSVNFIIDSFEQMPHRYTERIQVLKKLHPNLNITFSTPSIKRQSIDKLEDYRKILENVWGYSKFRELDMYSHIEKRDKNLLKISQAQIIDDIVQQVENARDGQSYRDIYITASTGAGKSVMFQVPTLYLTEKYKDDKPLILVISPLIGLMNDQVDSMKRKGVDNAETINGNTPPYEKQSILQRINDGKVDMLYLSPETLQARGDIKMLIGSRKIGMVIVDEAHIVTTWGKSFRADYWYLGIYLQKLRKEYQFPIITFTATAIYGGREDMYMDTRNSLNMIRPIAYFGLVRRNDIEMKIRSSNKFEEGREKDYRKTKNLLAFKHLEDAYRQKQKSLIYFPTIKLLNNFYSFLEENAKYIVDVSGKYYGSLTKEEKDTVLEGYKNGDIQFVMATKAFGMGIDIPDITNVYHFNPTGNVVDYVQEIGRVARNHKLVGKGYGILDYLPQDFNAVQQLQGMSKIKKNQIQGVMQKILDIYRNKGYNRNLVVSADDFKYIFSENIDDDSGSLDNKVKTILLMIEKDFSSSKKLGYSPFVARPRSIFGNELIIVSKDVESKLNNSSLKHYFEFLTSISGGDYSSVISVNLSGIWEKHYKTMSFPEFKYRLNTPEERDKMQHAKIFGLFNFASGVQYSFDNENGTRLSKYKEILESYQIFLDEMQRQNKQFEVKDLGKFIKNSLHISDGFEARSMAQVLINATFEFQKLKDIKVLREREATEKTLFSVVRSADTFAEFVSLVAGKLYNPKYNFVKDENAMNIFHYRNSQNLDEETIVLGIGEAFGLGNFTTLGGYNPQIYIRINSVYPVEQAIKQDQNYRNLILEDVVFKHRIGVAMQKYLFTHKENGMNAQEKITNYTKWFWDKIEDYFMGRLPSEVEESLFSKK is encoded by the coding sequence GTGAGTGAATTAATTTCAAAAAATGAATTACAGCGTCCATTAATTATAACAATAGGCTTTGATGAAATTGAGATGGATAATTATTTGATTAGTCCAATTGACAATAAATTAGATCTAATAAATCTTGACGATGTAAAGAAAAGCATACCTTCTCAATTTATGGAAAGTGTGGCGCGTAATTTACCATTCTATATTATACGTCCTGAGGAAATGAGTATATTAGTTGAAGTGATGGATATAGATACATTCTATCGGGATGATATCATCATATTACGAAATAACTTATTTGACAAAACGTTTACATATAAAAATACGCTGAGTGATATTTCAAAAGCTTTTGAAATGCTCTATCTTAGTGAGGACTCTGAATTACAAGGAAATGAGAGGGTACGGATTGAAAGAATAAACACTTTCTACGGGAAAGTTAATTTTTCAAAAAAAAGTGGTAATTATTTTGTGACTTATAGTGAAGACCTATGGGGTAAATACAAAAATTATGACTATTATGAGATTCGAGAGTCAAGTAATCCAGAATTAGTAGATGAAGTAGTAGCGGATATCACTATACCCTTGGATGAAGAAGAGATTTTATTTCTAGATTTTGTGAGTGAAAATAATCTGAATAATTCAGTGAATTTTATTATTGATAGTTTTGAACAGATGCCACATAGATATACAGAAAGAATTCAAGTATTAAAAAAACTGCATCCAAACTTAAATATTACTTTTTCTACACCGTCAATAAAAAGGCAGAGTATTGACAAACTCGAGGACTATCGTAAAATCTTGGAGAATGTTTGGGGATATTCTAAATTTAGGGAGTTAGATATGTATTCCCATATTGAAAAAAGAGATAAGAATTTATTAAAAATTTCTCAGGCACAAATCATAGATGACATAGTTCAACAAGTTGAAAACGCTAGAGATGGGCAATCGTATAGAGATATATATATAACTGCATCGACTGGTGCTGGAAAGTCTGTGATGTTTCAGGTGCCAACGTTATATCTAACTGAAAAATACAAAGACGATAAACCGTTAATCTTAGTTATTTCTCCATTAATTGGATTAATGAATGATCAAGTCGATAGCATGAAACGAAAAGGTGTCGATAACGCTGAAACAATTAATGGTAATACGCCGCCATATGAAAAACAATCTATATTACAGCGAATCAATGATGGAAAAGTTGATATGTTGTACCTATCACCAGAGACATTACAAGCTAGAGGCGATATAAAAATGTTGATTGGTAGTAGGAAAATTGGAATGGTTATTGTCGATGAAGCTCATATTGTAACCACTTGGGGTAAATCCTTTAGAGCGGACTACTGGTATCTAGGAATATATCTGCAGAAGTTACGAAAAGAATATCAATTTCCGATAATAACGTTCACGGCCACTGCTATTTATGGTGGGCGTGAGGATATGTATATGGATACCAGAAATAGTCTAAACATGATTAGACCAATAGCTTATTTCGGTCTAGTTCGAAGAAACGACATCGAGATGAAGATTCGTTCCTCTAATAAATTTGAAGAAGGAAGGGAAAAAGATTATCGTAAAACGAAGAATTTGTTAGCTTTTAAGCATCTTGAAGATGCATATAGGCAGAAACAGAAGTCTTTAATATATTTTCCTACTATTAAATTGTTGAATAATTTTTATTCATTTTTAGAAGAAAATGCTAAATATATAGTTGATGTCAGTGGAAAATATTATGGATCTTTGACAAAAGAAGAGAAAGATACTGTTTTAGAAGGGTATAAAAATGGTGACATTCAATTTGTGATGGCAACAAAAGCGTTTGGGATGGGAATTGACATTCCTGACATAACAAATGTATATCATTTCAATCCAACAGGAAATGTTGTTGATTATGTTCAAGAAATTGGGCGAGTTGCACGGAATCACAAGTTAGTTGGTAAGGGCTATGGAATTCTTGATTATTTGCCTCAAGATTTTAATGCTGTGCAACAATTGCAAGGTATGAGTAAAATCAAAAAAAATCAAATTCAAGGCGTTATGCAAAAGATATTAGATATATATAGAAATAAGGGATATAACCGTAACTTAGTGGTAAGTGCCGACGATTTTAAATATATATTTTCTGAAAATATTGATGATGATAGCGGTAGTTTAGATAATAAAGTAAAAACTATTCTATTAATGATTGAAAAAGATTTCTCATCTAGTAAAAAATTAGGATACTCACCATTTGTTGCACGTCCACGAAGTATTTTTGGGAATGAATTAATAATAGTTTCAAAAGATGTGGAGAGTAAATTGAATAACTCATCTTTAAAGCATTATTTCGAATTTTTGACCTCGATTTCTGGTGGAGATTATTCATCAGTTATTTCGGTAAATCTTTCAGGAATATGGGAAAAGCATTATAAAACAATGTCATTTCCAGAATTTAAATACCGGCTGAATACTCCCGAAGAACGCGATAAGATGCAACATGCAAAAATTTTCGGATTATTTAATTTTGCTAGCGGCGTCCAATACTCTTTTGATAATGAAAATGGAACTAGGTTATCGAAATATAAGGAAATACTTGAGTCCTATCAAATTTTTCTTGATGAAATGCAACGTCAGAATAAGCAATTTGAAGTGAAAGACTTAGGTAAGTTTATAAAGAATTCATTACACATTAGTGATGGATTTGAAGCACGTAGTATGGCACAAGTTTTGATAAACGCCACATTTGAGTTTCAAAAGTTAAAGGATATCAAAGTCCTTCGTGAACGTGAAGCAACGGAGAAGACATTATTTTCTGTTGTTAGGTCTGCGGATACCTTTGCAGAATTCGTTTCGTTAGTAGCAGGTAAATTGTATAATCCTAAATATAATTTTGTTAAAGATGAAAATGCCATGAATATCTTTCATTATCGGAATTCGCAGAATTTGGATGAAGAAACAATAGTTTTGGGCATTGGCGAAGCCTTTGGACTAGGTAATTTCACGACCTTGGGAGGATATAACCCTCAAATATATATTCGTATCAACTCAGTTTATCCGGTAGAACAAGCAATTAAACAAGATCAGAATTATCGGAATTTGATATTGGAAGATGTTGTTTTTAAGCACCGAATAGGTGTCGCAATGCAAAAATACCTTTTCACGCATAAAGAAAATGGAATGAATGCACAAGAAAAAATTACAAATTATACAAAATGGTTTTGGGACAAAATAGAGGATTATTTTATGGGACGATTACCCTCTGAAGTCGAAGAAAGTCTTTTTTCCAAAAAATAA
- a CDS encoding NAD(P)H-binding protein codes for MMRILIIGASGRVGRLLSQVLMAQGHEVIGTVHAAHAEQNGMQTVSLDLATASVAEMVATIKALGPIDVVYFVSGSRGKQLLKVDLNGAVKVMQSLEIVGTKRYIQLSSAFADRQEKWSEGYLSDLTDYNIAKFFADKWLQENTYLDYTILQPGILVDAETVESVQFNPEHAGKNNIGTVAHVLAALAMHKQTIGQTIVMSSGAMTIEAAINNLR; via the coding sequence ATGATGAGAATTTTAATTATTGGTGCTAGCGGACGCGTTGGACGGCTGTTAAGTCAAGTTTTGATGGCACAGGGACATGAAGTAATTGGAACAGTGCATGCGGCACACGCTGAACAAAATGGGATGCAGACTGTTTCCCTCGATTTAGCAACGGCTTCGGTAGCAGAGATGGTAGCAACTATTAAAGCACTTGGTCCAATCGATGTCGTGTACTTTGTGTCAGGGTCACGAGGAAAACAGCTCCTTAAGGTCGATTTAAATGGTGCGGTTAAAGTCATGCAATCCCTTGAAATAGTGGGAACAAAACGTTACATTCAGTTAAGTTCTGCTTTTGCTGATCGCCAGGAGAAATGGTCAGAAGGCTATTTATCTGACTTGACAGATTATAATATCGCAAAGTTTTTTGCTGATAAATGGCTTCAAGAGAATACGTATTTAGACTATACGATTCTTCAGCCAGGTATTTTGGTTGATGCAGAAACGGTTGAATCCGTTCAATTCAATCCAGAACACGCCGGTAAAAATAATATTGGGACGGTGGCACACGTATTAGCAGCACTTGCCATGCACAAACAAACAATCGGCCAAACAATTGTCATGTCATCAGGAGCGATGACAATTGAAGCAGCAATCAACAATCTCCGTTAG
- a CDS encoding sigma-70 family RNA polymerase sigma factor — translation MGYEFSTYATWWIRQSIKRAIADKSSVVRLPVHMHEKINKLIQIKNKFQSDLGREITAEELSAEMNSDYETIHKLLEINNKFGKNLVSLETPVGTDNIGGYLGDLISDSESETAFEIVANEERLLILKKLMNNILNEREREIIYLRFGFSDNRVETLEEVGKHFGVTRERIRQIEAKALIKLKRSKQIKSFQAWQ, via the coding sequence ATGGGTTATGAATTTTCTACATATGCTACTTGGTGGATTAGGCAGTCAATTAAAAGAGCTATCGCTGATAAAAGTAGTGTTGTTCGTTTGCCAGTTCATATGCATGAAAAAATAAACAAACTAATTCAAATTAAAAATAAATTTCAAAGTGATTTAGGTAGAGAAATAACTGCAGAAGAACTTTCAGCTGAAATGAATAGTGATTACGAAACAATTCATAAGTTGTTAGAGATTAATAATAAATTTGGGAAAAATTTAGTTTCATTAGAAACACCAGTGGGAACTGATAATATAGGTGGGTATCTAGGGGATCTCATCTCTGATTCAGAAAGTGAAACAGCTTTTGAAATTGTAGCTAATGAGGAACGACTTCTTATATTGAAAAAATTAATGAATAATATATTAAATGAAAGAGAACGAGAAATAATATATCTTAGATTCGGATTTTCTGACAATAGAGTGGAAACCTTAGAAGAAGTGGGAAAACATTTTGGAGTTACGCGTGAAAGAATAAGACAAATTGAAGCTAAAGCATTAATAAAATTAAAGCGTTCAAAGCAAATTAAAAGTTTTCAAGCTTGGCAATAA
- the yicI gene encoding alpha-xylosidase: MKFTNGYWLAKDEYLINSPLEAYDAQTIAADESDYVSETLEVSASYQRINSRSDMLDVGNSTISIFSPAEDIIGINLKHFDQDDHNPLYELTTESVTPLIEQTDEYVSFQSGQLTARIKIHDRFNLDFLYRGQRITGSEYQAQGSIDDLSNQVLGRVMHPNTVTGAQAMAPSGTIQRADHYMREQLSLLPGTKVYGFGESFGAFVKNGQSIDIINRDGGTGSDQSYKSIPFYLAAKTGISKDEQTGLYYGVFVNESQPTSFEVASEVVDRVSFSTLGEQLEYYVIAGESPKAVIGKYNRLTGGSALPPEWTFGLWLSTSFTTDYSEKTVMKFIDGMFERDIPLSVFHFDCFWMKGFEWSNFEWDKAQFPDPEGLIQRLHDRGLKVCVWINPYVSQKSPLFKVGKAHNYFIKRQDGNVWQWDLWQPGNAIVDFTNPEAVAWYQGLLKRLLDMGVDCFKTDFGERIPMHDAVYYNGNNPAGEHNFYTHRYNEAVFELLKAEKGADDAVVFARSATVGGQQYPVHWGGDNLSQFHSMADSLRGGLSLMSSGFTFWSHDIGGFEENASPAIYKRWTQFGLLSSHSRYHGNIEYRVPWLFDEEAVEVTRKFAKLKQNLMPYIYEEAKVSVSAGIPLMRPMYMEFPDDPNCADLDRQYMFGSDILVAPIMSETGDVDYYLPEGHWEHVLDQRQVTVDHRGQWLNENYDYLSLPVWRRINK; the protein is encoded by the coding sequence ATGAAATTTACAAATGGTTACTGGCTGGCTAAGGATGAATATTTAATTAATTCCCCTTTAGAAGCATATGATGCGCAGACAATTGCTGCTGATGAGAGCGATTATGTTAGTGAAACCCTCGAAGTGAGTGCAAGTTATCAGCGGATAAATTCACGGAGTGATATGTTAGATGTTGGTAACAGTACTATCTCAATTTTTTCACCCGCTGAAGATATTATTGGAATTAATTTAAAACATTTCGATCAAGATGATCACAACCCACTATATGAATTAACGACTGAAAGCGTCACGCCTTTGATTGAACAGACGGATGAGTATGTTTCGTTTCAGAGTGGGCAACTCACGGCAAGAATTAAAATACATGACCGATTTAATTTAGACTTCTTATACCGTGGACAACGAATTACTGGCTCTGAATATCAAGCACAAGGGTCCATTGATGATTTGTCAAACCAGGTATTAGGGCGAGTGATGCATCCAAATACCGTGACTGGTGCGCAAGCAATGGCACCGTCTGGCACGATTCAGCGTGCGGATCATTATATGCGCGAACAGTTGAGCTTATTGCCAGGCACCAAGGTATATGGGTTTGGTGAATCATTTGGTGCCTTCGTGAAAAATGGTCAAAGTATTGATATTATTAATCGAGACGGTGGGACTGGTTCAGACCAAAGCTATAAGTCAATTCCATTTTATTTGGCCGCTAAGACTGGTATCTCAAAGGATGAACAAACAGGCCTGTATTATGGCGTTTTCGTGAATGAAAGTCAACCAACAAGTTTTGAAGTTGCCAGTGAAGTTGTTGACCGAGTCAGTTTTTCAACATTGGGTGAACAACTGGAATATTATGTCATTGCTGGCGAATCGCCCAAAGCTGTGATTGGAAAATATAATCGTTTAACTGGCGGGTCAGCTTTGCCACCGGAATGGACCTTTGGACTATGGTTATCGACCTCATTTACGACCGATTATTCTGAAAAAACGGTGATGAAGTTTATCGATGGCATGTTTGAACGTGACATCCCATTATCAGTTTTCCATTTTGACTGTTTCTGGATGAAGGGTTTTGAATGGAGTAATTTTGAATGGGATAAGGCTCAATTCCCAGATCCAGAAGGTTTGATTCAACGGTTGCACGATCGGGGATTAAAGGTGTGTGTTTGGATTAATCCGTATGTGTCACAAAAATCACCGCTCTTTAAAGTTGGGAAAGCCCATAATTACTTTATAAAACGTCAAGATGGTAATGTTTGGCAATGGGATTTGTGGCAGCCAGGAAATGCAATTGTTGATTTTACAAATCCTGAAGCAGTTGCCTGGTATCAAGGGTTATTGAAGCGGCTCCTCGATATGGGCGTGGATTGTTTTAAGACTGATTTTGGAGAACGTATTCCAATGCACGATGCGGTTTACTATAATGGAAATAACCCAGCTGGAGAACATAATTTCTATACACATCGATATAATGAAGCAGTCTTTGAGCTTCTTAAGGCTGAAAAAGGGGCAGACGACGCAGTAGTCTTTGCACGGTCGGCGACTGTTGGTGGTCAACAATATCCAGTCCATTGGGGTGGGGATAATTTAAGTCAGTTCCATTCAATGGCTGACAGCTTGCGTGGCGGACTGAGCTTGATGTCTTCTGGCTTTACTTTTTGGAGTCATGATATTGGCGGCTTTGAAGAAAATGCAAGTCCTGCTATCTATAAACGCTGGACCCAATTTGGCCTATTATCAAGTCACTCCCGTTATCACGGTAACATTGAATATCGGGTACCTTGGCTCTTTGACGAAGAAGCAGTCGAAGTGACCCGAAAGTTTGCTAAGCTCAAGCAAAACCTCATGCCATATATATATGAGGAAGCAAAAGTATCTGTATCTGCAGGTATTCCATTGATGAGGCCGATGTATATGGAATTTCCAGATGATCCAAATTGTGCTGATTTAGACCGACAATATATGTTTGGCTCAGATATTTTAGTTGCCCCAATTATGTCTGAAACAGGAGATGTCGATTATTATTTGCCAGAAGGTCATTGGGAACATGTGCTTGATCAACGACAGGTGACGGTTGATCATCGTGGTCAATGGTTAAATGAAAACTATGATTATCTGAGTCTACCGGTTTGGCGCCGGATAAACAAATAA
- a CDS encoding glycoside-pentoside-hexuronide (GPH):cation symporter: MMEKNQVKWPERLAYAMSDFGCNTIFQIVGTYFLVFSTDTMGIKASVVAGLFAVTAIIDSVDGVIWGQFIDRTHTKWGKSRPYWLWFSIPFALFCIMSFSAPNLPGPWKVVWIYVAYIGAKVLYSGINIPVTSILPALTSDPQERVTLSTVRQFFGNFGAAIFLPLTLPAVAFFGQLFGATGKNASTSAIGWFIWAVILGIITVICLLTAFAGTRERVVTKDSTRSVPMRESVRALKGNYPWVIIIFINFIYWGGFAVRSSSLPYYFKYVLHNEGLGSLVLAGTVITLFSTALVPFISRHIGKRNTMLVGMVGTAISQLILYLADKMNGNVPIILVGIVLYFISYGLTGALIAVMLSDAVDFGEWKNGVRAEGFVTSFSSFSAKLGMGLGGMVLSAVLAHGGYIAATAGHTVVQSDAALNAIRIGFIWIPLFGYVASCVALLFNNVDKLEPQMVRDLRAKHAAEIND, from the coding sequence ATGATGGAAAAAAATCAGGTGAAATGGCCTGAAAGGCTCGCCTATGCGATGTCTGATTTCGGGTGTAATACCATTTTTCAAATAGTTGGGACTTATTTTCTAGTCTTTAGTACTGATACGATGGGAATCAAGGCTTCTGTTGTGGCTGGATTGTTTGCAGTGACAGCGATTATTGATTCAGTCGACGGTGTGATTTGGGGACAGTTTATTGACCGTACACACACTAAATGGGGGAAGTCACGACCTTACTGGCTCTGGTTTTCGATTCCATTTGCCCTATTTTGTATTATGTCGTTTTCGGCACCTAATCTACCGGGGCCATGGAAGGTTGTCTGGATTTACGTGGCATATATCGGTGCGAAAGTACTTTACTCAGGTATTAATATTCCAGTCACATCAATTTTGCCTGCGTTAACTTCAGATCCTCAAGAACGAGTAACACTTTCGACGGTTCGTCAATTTTTCGGTAATTTTGGCGCTGCAATATTTTTGCCACTGACATTACCAGCAGTTGCATTCTTTGGACAATTATTTGGTGCAACCGGGAAAAATGCATCGACGTCAGCCATTGGATGGTTCATTTGGGCCGTTATTCTGGGCATTATTACCGTGATTTGTTTACTCACCGCATTTGCTGGGACTCGAGAACGCGTTGTAACAAAAGATTCAACGCGTTCAGTACCAATGCGTGAGTCAGTTCGAGCATTAAAAGGTAATTATCCGTGGGTGATTATTATTTTCATCAACTTTATTTACTGGGGTGGTTTCGCAGTCAGATCAAGTTCACTGCCGTATTACTTTAAATACGTTTTGCATAATGAAGGACTAGGTAGTTTGGTGCTTGCTGGGACTGTTATTACGCTCTTCTCAACCGCTTTAGTTCCGTTTATTTCACGGCATATTGGTAAGCGAAATACAATGTTAGTAGGAATGGTTGGTACAGCGATTTCACAGTTGATCTTATACCTGGCTGACAAAATGAATGGTAATGTACCCATTATTTTAGTAGGTATTGTCTTGTACTTTATTAGTTATGGGTTAACAGGTGCTTTGATAGCGGTGATGTTGTCAGATGCAGTTGACTTTGGTGAATGGAAAAATGGCGTTCGAGCAGAAGGCTTTGTCACGTCATTTAGTTCATTTAGTGCCAAATTAGGTATGGGCTTAGGTGGTATGGTCTTATCAGCTGTTCTTGCTCATGGTGGATACATTGCTGCTACAGCCGGACATACAGTTGTTCAATCTGATGCTGCACTGAATGCGATTCGAATCGGATTTATCTGGATTCCTCTTTTTGGGTATGTTGCATCATGTGTCGCACTACTCTTTAACAACGTTGATAAATTAGAACCACAAATGGTACGTGACTTACGTGCCAAACATGCGGCAGAAATTAATGACTAA
- a CDS encoding AraC family transcriptional regulator yields the protein MITDFQLNLDEEKEPNYLPVLNTHFTLFGGHQEEVLPGWQWKTEAHPAFELIYILSGQQKTVTETQEMIVHAGEFILIPIGEYHTNSVYGDEPCSYFSMHFNMDDLSIKYLLSESYGHRIIGPQWQQYPRVMKQLKMIVSMIKPEYGLADRLNLQMAVIHLILILVKATQDETNYIGKLKELDHYMLAQQLSVAIKEKVDRETYHQKTEQVISISEIINQFHISQSQALKLFKKFFQKTPQAYLIELKMTQAKQLLLQPNMSIRAVSEKLGYSSPSHFSREFNKQFQLSPRDYVKKCN from the coding sequence ATGATAACTGATTTTCAACTTAATCTAGATGAAGAAAAAGAGCCAAATTATTTACCGGTTTTAAATACACATTTCACTTTGTTTGGTGGGCATCAAGAAGAAGTCTTGCCGGGTTGGCAATGGAAAACAGAGGCACATCCGGCCTTTGAATTGATATATATTTTGTCCGGTCAACAAAAAACAGTCACAGAAACACAAGAAATGATTGTGCATGCAGGTGAATTTATATTGATTCCAATTGGCGAGTATCATACAAATTCGGTCTATGGTGATGAGCCATGCTCGTACTTTTCAATGCACTTTAATATGGATGATTTATCGATTAAATACTTATTGTCAGAAAGTTATGGACATCGCATTATTGGACCGCAATGGCAACAGTATCCAAGAGTGATGAAACAGCTAAAGATGATTGTTTCAATGATTAAACCTGAATATGGTTTGGCAGACCGACTAAATCTACAAATGGCAGTGATTCACTTGATTCTGATTTTGGTGAAAGCCACCCAAGATGAAACCAACTATATCGGGAAATTAAAAGAATTGGACCACTATATGTTGGCTCAGCAATTATCGGTTGCCATTAAAGAAAAGGTCGACCGAGAAACCTATCATCAAAAAACCGAACAAGTTATTTCAATCAGTGAAATCATCAATCAATTTCATATTAGTCAAAGCCAAGCTTTAAAACTGTTCAAGAAGTTCTTTCAGAAGACACCACAAGCGTATTTGATTGAGCTCAAAATGACACAGGCCAAGCAATTATTACTACAGCCTAATATGTCAATTCGAGCAGTTTCAGAGAAATTAGGATACTCTTCGCCTAGTCATTTTTCACGAGAATTCAACAAACAATTTCAATTGTCACCACGCGATTATGTGAAAAAATGTAATTAG
- a CDS encoding AraC family transcriptional regulator — MREIDDGQYEIVTDNQDVEVKIYLSDEPAGYVPLHWHRHLEIVLVLSGEVTFEYEQHQTNLTSDEFIILGSGILHRSENTANQSIVIQIPISFLSRYCINPELVQFDQMKIKQCQHTAAYADIVTSIHTMYRIYVEKDSCYQLQFAEYLMRCLYTMLKNFTQPQLAIEETDDQRLKTLLGYINQHYVDKLNVHDLALQYHYHPDYLSRYFKKKTGIALNRYIYLVRLAYVHREIIHTEKHIHQIFLENGITNIRLGTRLFEQYYGQSPHQIRKFHQK; from the coding sequence ATGCGTGAAATTGATGATGGACAGTATGAAATCGTCACGGATAATCAAGATGTTGAAGTTAAAATCTACTTGTCCGATGAGCCGGCTGGATACGTACCATTGCATTGGCATCGACATTTAGAAATTGTGCTTGTTTTATCGGGGGAAGTGACATTTGAGTATGAACAACATCAAACAAACTTAACGTCTGATGAATTCATAATTTTAGGTTCTGGTATCTTACACCGTTCAGAGAACACTGCTAATCAATCAATCGTGATTCAAATTCCAATTTCTTTTTTGTCACGATATTGTATAAATCCAGAACTGGTCCAATTTGATCAGATGAAAATCAAACAATGTCAGCACACCGCAGCCTATGCTGATATCGTGACGTCGATTCATACGATGTATCGGATATATGTTGAAAAAGATAGCTGCTATCAATTACAATTTGCTGAATATTTAATGCGTTGTTTGTACACAATGCTGAAAAATTTTACGCAACCGCAGTTGGCAATTGAAGAAACTGATGATCAACGGCTAAAAACGTTATTGGGTTATATCAATCAACATTATGTTGATAAACTCAATGTCCATGATTTAGCGCTTCAATATCATTATCATCCTGATTATCTCAGTCGCTACTTTAAGAAAAAAACGGGCATTGCTTTAAATCGCTATATTTATTTAGTGCGATTGGCATATGTGCATCGTGAGATAATTCATACTGAAAAACATATACATCAAATCTTTTTAGAAAATGGCATTACCAATATTCGACTTGGTACACGCTTATTCGAGCAATATTATGGCCAGTCACCACATCAAATTCGCAAGTTTCATCAGAAATAG
- a CDS encoding EcsC family protein, translating into MSRIDDLGAKVKSLSSKTGQISEETMSQALDWAYDKTLNGIPGQKSIDDLIDDYLSKYDKETAIDKLISYQTTKAAVSGFVTGFGGVITMPVTIPANITTVILFQMRMIAAIAKIRGYNLNSDQVQTFVYATLAGTSVADMMKKSGIVIGNKLAINVVKKIPGKTLTKINQAVGFRLATKFGTKGVVNLGKMVPVLGAGIGGVFDMTTTRTIAKYAKQTFTESGIDLGDGTIISQGENDMITLNPTIDEA; encoded by the coding sequence ATGTCACGCATAGATGATTTAGGGGCGAAAGTTAAATCTTTGTCCAGTAAAACAGGTCAAATTTCTGAAGAGACAATGTCACAAGCGCTTGATTGGGCATATGACAAAACGCTGAATGGAATTCCTGGTCAAAAAAGTATCGATGATTTAATTGATGATTATTTGTCAAAATATGATAAAGAAACGGCAATTGATAAACTTATTAGTTATCAAACAACTAAGGCCGCGGTTTCGGGATTTGTCACTGGGTTTGGTGGTGTGATTACCATGCCAGTTACGATTCCAGCTAATATAACAACAGTTATTTTGTTTCAAATGCGCATGATTGCAGCGATTGCAAAAATTCGAGGCTATAATTTAAACAGTGATCAGGTACAGACCTTTGTTTATGCAACTTTGGCTGGTACATCAGTGGCAGATATGATGAAAAAGTCAGGTATCGTTATTGGTAATAAACTGGCAATTAATGTTGTTAAAAAAATACCAGGTAAAACCTTAACCAAAATTAACCAGGCAGTTGGGTTCCGATTAGCGACAAAATTTGGAACCAAGGGAGTTGTCAATCTAGGGAAAATGGTACCAGTCTTGGGGGCCGGTATTGGAGGTGTTTTCGATATGACAACGACGCGAACAATTGCGAAGTATGCCAAACAAACATTTACTGAATCAGGTATTGATTTGGGCGATGGTACAATTATTAGTCAAGGGGAAAATGATATGATTACCTTAAACCCCACAATCGACGAAGCATAA